One Simonsiella muelleri ATCC 29453 DNA window includes the following coding sequences:
- a CDS encoding methionine ABC transporter permease — protein MNFENIIKLKSDFYQAIGETLMMVSVSSLISVILGGLLGVWLYTSGRGQIFENALMNRVMSSLVSFMRSFPFVILMIVLMPVTRLIVGTSFGWGAACVALSTAGSFYFARLVEQNLKEVPRGVVEAAQAMGASPKTIIFNVLLSEARSGLVLSITILMIALLGESAAAGLIGGGGIGDLGIRYGHQRYMPDVMAVVVVILTVMVVVIQTIGNTLSAKLNKR, from the coding sequence ATGAATTTTGAAAACATTATTAAATTAAAATCTGATTTTTATCAAGCCATTGGCGAAACGTTGATGATGGTCAGTGTGTCTTCGCTGATTAGTGTGATTTTGGGCGGATTGTTGGGCGTGTGGTTGTACACCAGTGGACGCGGACAAATTTTTGAAAACGCATTGATGAATCGTGTGATGAGTTCACTGGTTAGCTTTATGCGTTCGTTCCCGTTTGTGATTTTGATGATTGTGTTGATGCCTGTAACGCGCTTGATTGTCGGGACTTCGTTTGGTTGGGGGGCGGCGTGCGTCGCGTTGAGTACGGCCGGCAGTTTTTATTTTGCGCGACTGGTGGAGCAAAATTTGAAAGAAGTCCCACGCGGTGTCGTAGAAGCTGCGCAAGCCATGGGTGCATCACCTAAAACTATTATTTTCAATGTATTATTAAGTGAGGCGCGTTCGGGGTTAGTGTTGAGCATTACCATTTTGATGATTGCGTTGCTCGGTGAAAGTGCGGCGGCGGGTTTGATTGGCGGTGGTGGTATTGGGGATTTGGGCATTCGTTACGGACATCAACGTTATATGCCTGATGTGATGGCGGTGGTGGTGGTGATTTTGACGGTGATGGTGGTCGTGATTCAAACCATTGGCAATACGTTGTCGGCAAAATTGAATAAGCGGTAA
- a CDS encoding MetQ/NlpA family ABC transporter substrate-binding protein has product MNSVFKLSLAGVIALALSACGGQQEAAKPTPETTPASGTAPVVEKAEIRFGTTPGDFGDMVRDQIQPMLEKKGYKVTITEYPDYVTPNKALAENAIDINIFQHKPYLDGFKAEHKLDLTEVFQVPTAPLGLYGGKLTALDQVKNGSTVSVPNDPSNFARALVMLNELGWIKLKGDVDPLKASKADIAENTKNIKLVEMEAANLPRSRQDVDFAIVNGNYAMSSGMKLTETLFQEPSFAYVNWSAVRTADKDSKWVKDVTDAYNSDEFKSYAKTKFAGYKYPAVWGENAAASAVAEAASTASAVK; this is encoded by the coding sequence ATGAATTCAGTATTTAAATTATCTTTGGCTGGTGTGATTGCGTTGGCGTTATCGGCTTGTGGTGGTCAGCAAGAAGCCGCCAAACCTACGCCAGAAACCACACCTGCGTCAGGTACTGCACCTGTGGTGGAAAAAGCGGAAATTCGTTTTGGTACGACTCCTGGTGATTTTGGCGACATGGTACGCGACCAAATTCAACCCATGTTGGAGAAAAAAGGCTATAAAGTAACCATTACCGAATACCCTGATTATGTTACCCCTAATAAAGCCTTAGCAGAAAATGCGATTGATATCAATATTTTCCAACACAAACCATATTTAGATGGTTTCAAAGCCGAACATAAATTGGATTTGACCGAAGTATTTCAAGTGCCAACCGCGCCATTGGGTTTGTATGGTGGCAAATTGACTGCGCTTGACCAAGTGAAAAACGGTTCTACCGTGTCTGTCCCAAATGATCCATCTAATTTTGCGCGCGCGTTAGTGATGTTAAATGAATTGGGCTGGATTAAATTAAAAGGCGATGTAGATCCCTTGAAAGCGAGTAAAGCCGATATTGCAGAAAACACAAAAAACATCAAATTGGTAGAAATGGAAGCGGCAAATTTACCGCGTAGTCGCCAAGACGTGGATTTTGCGATTGTAAATGGTAATTATGCGATGTCAAGTGGCATGAAATTAACCGAAACATTGTTCCAAGAGCCTAGTTTTGCTTATGTGAACTGGTCTGCCGTGCGTACTGCCGACAAAGACAGTAAATGGGTTAAAGACGTTACAGATGCTTATAATTCAGATGAATTCAAATCGTATGCGAAAACCAAATTTGCGGGCTATAAATATCCAGCCGTTTGGGGCGAAAATGCCGCCGCTAGCGCAGTCGCGGAAGCCGCATCAACTGCCTCAGCCGTAAAATAA
- a CDS encoding 3'-5' exonuclease — MTPILAFDIETIPDARAIRVLNQLPETLTNAEVVEYAAQQRRAKTGNDFMPHHLHQVVAISCCLRWGDKIHIGTLCKSDSNEADMIDDFFKLIDKYTPQLVSWNGGGFDLPVLHYRALVHGIQAARYWDMGEGDFLDSKDFKWNNYISRYHNRHCDLMDLLALYTGRANAPLDELSKICGFPGKLGMDGSQVWSAYQEGKIGEIRDYCETDVANTYLMFLRFRLMSGAITRPEYDNEVEKLRQHLFDIADDKPHWAEFLEAWEGD; from the coding sequence ATGACGCCAATTTTAGCTTTTGATATTGAAACCATTCCTGATGCGCGAGCTATTCGCGTTTTAAATCAATTGCCCGAAACGCTAACCAATGCCGAAGTAGTGGAGTATGCCGCCCAACAACGCCGCGCTAAAACAGGCAACGATTTCATGCCTCATCATTTGCATCAAGTGGTGGCGATTTCGTGTTGTTTGCGTTGGGGCGACAAAATCCACATTGGCACGCTGTGCAAATCCGACAGCAATGAAGCCGATATGATTGACGATTTCTTCAAATTAATTGACAAATACACACCGCAATTAGTCAGTTGGAATGGTGGTGGCTTTGATTTACCTGTGTTGCATTATCGCGCTTTGGTACATGGTATTCAGGCAGCACGCTATTGGGACATGGGCGAAGGCGATTTCCTCGACAGCAAAGATTTTAAATGGAATAATTACATCAGCCGCTACCATAACCGCCATTGCGATTTGATGGATTTGTTGGCGTTGTACACGGGACGCGCCAATGCACCATTAGACGAATTGTCCAAAATTTGTGGTTTTCCGGGTAAATTGGGCATGGACGGCAGTCAAGTTTGGTCTGCATATCAAGAAGGCAAAATTGGTGAAATTCGCGATTATTGCGAAACGGACGTGGCGAATACTTATTTGATGTTTCTGCGTTTTCGTTTGATGAGTGGCGCAATCACGCGTCCTGAATATGATAACGAAGTGGAAAAATTACGCCAGCATTTATTTGACATTGCCGATGACAAACCGCATTGGGCAGAGTTTTTAGAAGCATGGGAAGGCGATTGA
- a CDS encoding prephenate dehydrogenase yields MIKQLTLIGVGLIGGSFVLDLKQRGLVQTVVGVDVNAQNLRDALALGVIDRAESKISAQSVGDADLVLLATPVATLPEICRQLAQFLPSEVIISDVGSTKMSAMSAFMQFLPNHLAHCVAAHPIAGSDKSGAVSAHTGLFKQKKVILCPHNNQSSGSLKKMETLWQAVGAQVYELSAEEHDKVMAAVSHLPHLFAFAYVHQMLDNPQGAGYLQFAGSGFRDFTRIAASHPQMWTDITLENRDNLLKLLSEHLAQLAYLQTCLHNQDVEKLYRYFAEAKQVREIWGQSH; encoded by the coding sequence ATGATAAAACAATTAACTTTGATTGGTGTCGGACTGATTGGCGGCTCATTTGTGTTGGATTTGAAGCAACGCGGTTTGGTGCAAACGGTGGTGGGTGTGGACGTGAATGCACAAAATTTGCGTGATGCGTTGGCGTTAGGCGTGATTGACCGCGCGGAATCTAAAATTAGCGCACAATCGGTGGGCGATGCGGATTTGGTTTTGTTGGCGACGCCTGTGGCAACGCTGCCTGAAATTTGTCGGCAGTTGGCGCAATTTTTACCGTCTGAAGTGATTATTAGCGATGTTGGCAGCACAAAAATGTCGGCAATGTCTGCATTTATGCAATTTCTACCCAATCATTTGGCACATTGTGTCGCAGCACACCCGATTGCGGGTTCAGACAAAAGTGGGGCAGTTTCCGCCCATACTGGCTTGTTTAAACAGAAAAAAGTAATTTTATGTCCTCACAACAATCAATCTTCAGGCAGCCTGAAAAAGATGGAGACTTTGTGGCAAGCAGTTGGTGCGCAAGTGTATGAATTATCAGCAGAAGAACATGATAAAGTGATGGCGGCGGTGTCGCATTTGCCACATTTATTTGCGTTTGCGTATGTGCATCAAATGCTGGACAACCCACAGGGGGCAGGATATTTGCAATTTGCGGGTTCGGGGTTTCGAGATTTCACACGTATTGCTGCCAGCCATCCACAAATGTGGACGGATATTACTTTGGAAAATCGGGATAATTTATTGAAATTATTATCTGAACATTTGGCGCAACTTGCGTATTTGCAAACGTGTTTACATAATCAAGATGTGGAAAAACTCTACCGCTATTTTGCCGAAGCTAAGCAAGTCCGTGAAATTTGGGGACAATCTCATTAA
- a CDS encoding AraC family transcriptional regulator, translating to MMMKTISTLHAPMRIMGIQAKCDLVDVHGTLANLWTRWVDDKAARLPSFTLTVYCVYQYHDAEPNKVLITLGRIVAQDLPEVPFARETLLPAQDYYRYDLDDMQPENRFSTWQLIEQNDELERSFTTDFETHSVNGSGQIYVGKIG from the coding sequence ATGATGATGAAAACAATCAGTACGTTACATGCACCCATGCGAATCATGGGTATTCAAGCAAAATGTGATTTAGTAGACGTTCACGGGACTTTGGCGAATTTATGGACGCGTTGGGTGGACGACAAGGCGGCACGTTTGCCATCATTCACGTTGACGGTGTATTGTGTTTATCAATACCATGATGCTGAACCAAATAAGGTATTGATTACATTGGGTAGAATTGTGGCACAAGATTTGCCAGAAGTACCGTTTGCCCGTGAAACACTGTTGCCAGCGCAAGATTATTATCGCTATGATTTGGACGATATGCAGCCTGAAAACCGTTTTTCGACATGGCAACTCATTGAACAAAATGATGAATTGGAGCGTAGTTTTACCACCGATTTTGAAACGCATTCAGTCAATGGTTCAGGGCAAATTTACGTTGGCAAAATAGGATAG